From a region of the Agrobacterium tumefaciens genome:
- the sfsA gene encoding DNA/RNA nuclease SfsA produces MQFSPPLTPATLVARYKRFLFDAILEDGTAITGSCPNTGSMRGLTTPGSRIWLSEHDSPTRKYRHMLEMVEADGTVVGINTGMPNKLAEEAILNGRIEPLTGYATLRREQKYGRNSRIDFLLSGPGRPDAYVEVKNVHFMREPGLAEFPDTATKRGAKHLEELGDAKEAGHRAVMLYLIQRGDCDRMRICEDLDPVYALAFRRAMQRGVEAYAVKCDVSPAQIAVSAAVKMDEGHLAVL; encoded by the coding sequence ATGCAATTTTCCCCGCCCCTTACACCCGCCACCCTCGTTGCCCGGTACAAACGGTTTCTCTTCGATGCCATTCTCGAAGACGGAACCGCGATTACCGGCTCCTGCCCCAATACCGGTTCGATGCGCGGCCTGACGACACCAGGATCGCGGATCTGGCTTTCCGAACACGACAGCCCGACCCGCAAGTACCGCCACATGCTGGAAATGGTGGAAGCCGACGGTACCGTGGTCGGCATCAACACCGGCATGCCGAACAAGCTGGCGGAAGAAGCAATCCTCAACGGTCGCATCGAACCGCTCACCGGTTATGCGACACTCAGACGCGAGCAGAAATACGGGCGCAATTCCCGCATCGATTTCCTGCTCTCGGGCCCCGGACGGCCCGACGCCTATGTCGAGGTCAAGAACGTGCACTTCATGCGCGAGCCGGGTCTGGCGGAATTTCCGGATACTGCGACCAAGCGCGGCGCAAAACATCTGGAAGAGCTGGGTGACGCGAAAGAAGCCGGTCACCGCGCGGTGATGCTCTATCTCATCCAGCGCGGCGATTGCGACCGGATGCGCATCTGCGAGGATCTGGACCCGGTCTATGCTCTGGCCTTCCGCCGCGCCATGCAGCGTGGTGTCGAGGCATATGCGGTCAAATGTGACGTTTCTCCGGCACAAATTGCAGTCAGCGCGGCGGTTAAGATGGACGAAGGCCACCTCGCTGTTTTATGA
- the phaC gene encoding class I poly(R)-hydroxyalkanoic acid synthase — MAGVDGMGGDKDEKASGFDARSAEAYVIRDPQEFAMNIARALENLGKAASEWLAPRERGDIPQNSASPMTDLVKTLSDVAEYWMAEPKRSLEAQTHLLSSYYDLWTKSVAQFSGETPPEPEKAEPGKTGRRNRRFADEDWHANPFFDFLLKTYQTTVAFADKMVNEAEGLDDHTREKALFYMRQMTDAISPANFVFTNPQVFRETVATSGANLVKGMAQLAEDVAAGNGHLKLRQTDYSKFVIGQNIAITPGKVIARSALCEIIQYVPSTDKALKRPLLIIPPWINKFYILDLNPQKSFVKWCLEQGHSVFMVSWINPDAQLADKSWEDYIREGIGFALDAVETATGESEVNTVGYCVGGTLLSSALALYAQEGDTRIRTATLLAAQTDFTHAGDLKVFIDENQLAALDQHMKAVGYLDGSIMATVFNMLRASDLIWPYMVDNYLRGAEPLPFDLLYWNSDSTRVTAASHSFYLHNCYLKNNLARGLMSVAGKRINLGDVKIPVYDLATREDHIAPAKSVFTGASLFGGPVDFVLGASGHIAGVVNPPELEKYQYWTGPSPSGDFDAWQAAATAHKGSWWVHWQSWIEDHDNTRVKARPPGADDRPVLADAPGTYVLA; from the coding sequence ATGGCAGGCGTTGATGGCATGGGCGGAGACAAGGACGAAAAAGCGTCCGGCTTCGATGCCAGATCCGCCGAAGCATATGTGATCCGCGACCCCCAGGAATTTGCGATGAATATCGCCCGGGCGCTGGAAAACCTGGGCAAGGCGGCGTCCGAATGGCTGGCTCCGCGCGAACGGGGTGACATTCCGCAAAACAGCGCAAGCCCGATGACCGATCTGGTCAAAACCCTCTCCGACGTTGCCGAATACTGGATGGCGGAGCCGAAGCGCTCTCTGGAAGCCCAGACCCACCTGCTCTCAAGCTATTACGATCTCTGGACGAAATCGGTCGCGCAGTTTTCCGGCGAGACACCGCCTGAGCCCGAAAAGGCCGAACCCGGCAAGACCGGCCGCCGCAACCGGCGCTTTGCCGACGAAGACTGGCACGCCAATCCGTTTTTCGATTTCCTGTTGAAGACCTATCAGACCACCGTCGCCTTTGCCGACAAGATGGTCAATGAAGCCGAAGGGCTTGACGATCACACCCGCGAAAAAGCCCTGTTTTACATGCGGCAGATGACCGATGCGATTTCACCCGCCAACTTCGTGTTCACCAACCCGCAGGTATTTCGCGAGACTGTGGCAACGAGCGGCGCCAATCTGGTCAAGGGCATGGCGCAACTGGCCGAAGATGTCGCCGCCGGCAATGGCCACCTGAAACTGCGCCAGACCGACTACAGCAAGTTCGTCATCGGCCAGAACATTGCCATAACCCCCGGCAAGGTCATTGCCCGCAGCGCTCTTTGCGAAATCATCCAGTACGTCCCCTCCACCGACAAAGCTCTCAAACGGCCACTCCTCATCATCCCGCCGTGGATCAACAAGTTCTATATCCTCGATCTCAACCCGCAGAAATCCTTCGTCAAATGGTGCCTTGAGCAAGGCCACAGCGTCTTCATGGTGTCGTGGATCAATCCGGATGCGCAACTCGCCGACAAGAGCTGGGAAGATTATATCCGCGAAGGAATAGGCTTTGCGCTGGATGCCGTCGAAACTGCGACCGGCGAAAGCGAGGTCAACACCGTCGGTTATTGTGTCGGCGGCACCCTGCTCTCCTCCGCACTGGCGCTCTACGCGCAGGAGGGTGACACCCGCATCCGTACCGCAACGCTTCTGGCGGCGCAGACGGATTTTACCCATGCCGGCGACCTCAAGGTGTTCATCGACGAAAACCAGCTTGCCGCACTCGACCAGCACATGAAGGCGGTCGGTTACCTCGACGGTTCGATCATGGCGACAGTCTTCAACATGCTGCGCGCCTCCGACCTGATCTGGCCCTATATGGTCGACAACTATCTGCGGGGCGCAGAGCCGCTGCCCTTCGACCTTCTGTACTGGAACTCCGATTCAACCCGGGTGACGGCAGCGAGCCATTCCTTCTACCTGCACAATTGCTATCTGAAGAACAATCTGGCCCGCGGCCTGATGAGCGTGGCTGGCAAGCGGATCAATCTCGGTGACGTGAAAATCCCGGTCTACGATCTGGCAACCCGCGAGGACCATATCGCGCCCGCCAAGTCGGTTTTCACCGGTGCATCCCTGTTCGGCGGCCCTGTGGATTTCGTGCTCGGTGCCTCCGGCCACATCGCCGGTGTCGTGAACCCGCCGGAGCTTGAGAAATATCAATACTGGACAGGGCCATCACCATCCGGAGACTTTGACGCCTGGCAGGCTGCGGCCACCGCGCACAAGGGCTCGTGGTGGGTGCACTGGCAAAGCTGGATCGAAGACCACGACAACACAAGGGTCAAGGCAAGACCGCCCGGCGCCGATGACAGGCCGGTGCTCGCCGATGCGCCCGGCACCTATGTTCTGGCATGA
- a CDS encoding beta-hydroxyacyl-ACP dehydratase, producing MLLEYFQMIDKVEAVDMATRTLKAQSIVPDQSPVFEGHFPGMPLVPGVLLIETMAQASGMLVLAFSDFAAMPFLMTVDGAKMRTFVEPGAVLDIEAVLEHDGSGFAVTKAKITSGGKKVCDAQLKLRTMPFSEIPLGPIVKKRAEEVGLMAAIAADTSA from the coding sequence ATGCTGCTCGAATATTTCCAGATGATCGACAAGGTCGAAGCCGTTGATATGGCGACGCGCACGTTGAAGGCGCAGTCCATTGTCCCGGATCAAAGCCCAGTTTTCGAAGGACACTTTCCAGGCATGCCATTGGTGCCGGGTGTGCTTCTGATCGAGACCATGGCGCAGGCTTCGGGCATGCTGGTTCTGGCGTTCAGCGATTTCGCCGCCATGCCGTTCCTGATGACGGTCGATGGCGCCAAGATGCGCACCTTCGTGGAGCCGGGCGCCGTGCTGGATATCGAGGCGGTTCTGGAGCATGACGGTTCTGGCTTTGCCGTGACCAAGGCGAAGATCACGTCCGGCGGCAAGAAGGTCTGCGATGCGCAACTCAAGCTGCGCACCATGCCGTTCAGCGAAATTCCGCTTGGCCCGATCGTCAAGAAGCGGGCCGAGGAAGTTGGCCTGATGGCGGCGATTGCCGCCGATACTTCTGCCTGA
- the hemN gene encoding oxygen-independent coproporphyrinogen III oxidase, producing the protein MAGELLKKYSGAVPRYTSYPTAPHFHEGINSDVYAGWLGALDRTNRISLYLHIPYCDRLCWFCACHTKHTLKYEPIAAYVEALKREIAAVGDRVSPDAVVSAVHFGGGSPTMLRPQDMKGLMACLKEHFTFGIEPEISVEMDPNDLDDARYDALAAIGMTRASLGVQDFDEKVQKTINRIQSFDQTRSVVQAVRARGVNSVNCDILYGLPYQTLDTLKRTVEQIVSLDPDRIALFGYAHVPWMKKHQSLIPEDALPGIEERYRQMSLAAGMLGAAGYQAIGIDHFAKPDDTLAKAMIDGGLRRNFQGYTTDTADALIGLGASSIGKLPQGYVQNMVATGEYQRMAGEGGLCAIRGIALSDDDRVRAFAIERLMCDFSLDLAALKRAFGKTAHAVMAEAQLFAAGDRDGLVALDGDVFALSDAGKPFARTVAATFDSYLSNGRGRHSVAV; encoded by the coding sequence ATGGCTGGCGAACTCCTCAAGAAATATTCGGGCGCGGTGCCGCGCTATACGAGCTATCCGACTGCCCCGCATTTCCATGAGGGAATCAATTCAGATGTTTACGCCGGGTGGCTTGGCGCGCTGGATCGAACGAACCGGATTTCGCTCTATCTGCACATTCCTTATTGCGATCGCCTGTGCTGGTTTTGCGCCTGTCACACCAAGCACACGCTGAAATACGAGCCGATTGCCGCCTATGTCGAAGCACTGAAACGGGAGATTGCTGCTGTCGGCGATCGTGTGTCGCCCGATGCCGTGGTCAGCGCGGTGCATTTTGGAGGTGGTTCGCCGACCATGCTGAGGCCGCAAGACATGAAAGGTCTGATGGCGTGTCTGAAGGAGCACTTTACCTTCGGTATCGAGCCGGAGATCAGTGTGGAGATGGACCCCAATGATCTGGACGATGCACGGTATGACGCGCTGGCCGCGATCGGCATGACACGCGCCAGCCTGGGTGTGCAGGATTTTGATGAGAAGGTGCAAAAGACCATCAATCGCATCCAGAGTTTCGATCAGACGCGGTCGGTGGTGCAGGCGGTGCGGGCACGCGGTGTCAATTCAGTCAATTGCGACATTCTTTATGGGCTGCCTTATCAGACGCTCGACACGCTGAAACGCACGGTCGAGCAGATCGTCTCGCTCGACCCTGATCGCATTGCGCTTTTCGGTTACGCGCATGTGCCGTGGATGAAGAAACACCAGTCGCTGATCCCGGAGGATGCGCTGCCCGGTATTGAGGAGCGTTATCGGCAGATGTCGCTTGCGGCCGGGATGTTGGGCGCGGCGGGATATCAGGCAATCGGCATCGATCATTTTGCCAAGCCGGACGACACACTGGCGAAGGCCATGATCGATGGCGGGTTACGGCGGAATTTCCAGGGATACACGACGGATACGGCCGATGCGCTGATCGGGCTTGGTGCGTCATCGATCGGCAAGCTGCCGCAGGGTTATGTGCAGAACATGGTGGCAACGGGGGAATATCAGCGTATGGCGGGCGAGGGTGGGCTTTGTGCCATCAGGGGCATTGCGCTGTCGGATGACGACCGCGTGCGCGCTTTTGCCATCGAGCGCCTGATGTGCGATTTCAGTCTTGATCTGGCTGCGCTCAAGCGTGCCTTCGGCAAGACCGCCCATGCCGTGATGGCCGAGGCGCAGCTTTTTGCCGCAGGCGACAGGGATGGGCTTGTGGCACTCGACGGTGACGTTTTTGCCCTGAGCGACGCCGGAAAGCCGTTTGCCCGGACAGTTGCCGCAACCTTCGACAGCTATCTTTCCAATGGCCGCGGGCGCCATTCGGTTGCTGTTTAA
- a CDS encoding acyl carrier protein has product MTATFDKVADIIAETSEIDRETITPESHTIDDLGIDSLDFLDIVFAIDKEFGIKIPLEQWTQEVNEGKVSTEEYFVLKNLCAKIDELRAAKG; this is encoded by the coding sequence GTGACAGCTACATTCGACAAGGTTGCCGACATTATCGCTGAAACCAGCGAAATCGACCGCGAAACCATTACGCCGGAGAGCCACACGATCGACGATCTGGGCATCGACAGCCTCGACTTCCTCGACATCGTTTTCGCGATCGACAAGGAATTCGGCATCAAGATTCCGCTCGAGCAGTGGACGCAGGAAGTCAACGAGGGCAAGGTTTCCACGGAAGAGTATTTCGTGCTGAAGAACCTCTGCGCCAAGATCGACGAACTGCGCGCAGCCAAGGGCTGA
- a CDS encoding Crp/Fnr family transcriptional regulator, which produces MDTLQKTIHNSDVPVVCRSCESRHGGLCSALTPQQLCELNRHSSRKKLDAGNELLGQGELVTSYGNILNGVVKLSKMLSDGRQQIVGLQFAPDFLGRPFMAESRMTAEAATDVEICMFPRRVLDRMATEVPGMERKLHDQALKELDEARDWMLTLGRKSAQEKVASFLYLIATHIDPENDDKSCFDLPLSRADIADFLGLTIETVSRQMTKLRKDGIIRIENNRHITVPDLRALNEAAGND; this is translated from the coding sequence ATGGATACGCTGCAGAAAACCATCCACAATTCGGACGTGCCCGTTGTCTGTCGGTCGTGTGAATCGCGCCACGGCGGCCTTTGCAGTGCGCTGACCCCGCAGCAGCTTTGCGAACTGAACCGACATTCCAGCCGCAAGAAACTGGACGCCGGAAACGAACTGCTTGGCCAGGGAGAACTGGTCACCTCTTACGGCAACATCCTGAACGGCGTCGTGAAGCTCTCGAAAATGCTGTCGGATGGGCGCCAGCAGATCGTCGGACTGCAATTCGCACCCGATTTCCTCGGCCGTCCCTTCATGGCGGAAAGCCGCATGACGGCGGAGGCCGCGACCGATGTGGAAATCTGCATGTTCCCGCGCCGCGTGCTGGACCGCATGGCAACGGAAGTGCCTGGCATGGAGCGCAAGCTGCACGATCAGGCGCTGAAAGAGCTGGATGAAGCGCGCGACTGGATGCTGACACTCGGCCGCAAGTCGGCCCAGGAAAAGGTTGCCAGCTTCCTTTACCTGATTGCCACGCACATAGACCCCGAAAACGACGACAAATCCTGTTTCGACCTGCCGTTGTCACGCGCCGATATTGCTGATTTCCTTGGGCTTACCATCGAAACCGTCAGCCGCCAGATGACCAAGCTGCGCAAGGATGGCATCATCCGCATCGAAAACAACCGCCACATTACGGTTCCCGATCTGCGCGCGCTGAACGAAGCCGCAGGCAACGACTGA